AGGCCGAGAAGGGCCTCTTCGCGAAGCTCGGTGAACAACTGTCCAAGCTGTACACGGATGAGTCCGCAGATGCGAAGACTCTGCTGCGTCTGGCGGCACAAGGCGCGGCGTTCGTCCTCGTCTACGCGCCGGAGGATGCCCAGACCACGAAGGCAGCGGAGAGTCTTCGCACTTTTCGGCCATCCGTCATGCGCAAGTACGGCACGTTGGCCATCGCCGAGTTGACCTGATCCCACGGTCATGCCGGTCGTAAGCCGCTCTGCTCCGGCTCGTGCTGATGACGTAGATTAAGCAGTCCTCGGCCCTGACCACGGTTATGCACACGCCCATCCGCACTCTCTTCGGCTTCTCCTCCACGGCCGATGACGTCATGCACGGGGTCGACCTCACGGGGAAGCGCGCTCTCGTGACCGGCGGGGCCTCTGGAATTGGCATCGAGACGGTGCGCGTGCTGGCACGCGCGGGTGCTGAGGTCGTCGTCGCGGTCCGTCGCGTCGAGGTGGGGGAAGCGGTGGCGTCCGAGATTCGGTCGTCAACGGGAAACCCTCGAGTGCATGTGGCACCGCTGGATCTTTCCGACCTGCGCTCCGTGCACGCCTTCGCCGCGGGGTGGAGTGGTCCTCTCCACATTCTCGTGAACAACGCCGGCGTGATGGCGATTCCGACGCTGGAGCGGACTTCGCAGGGGTGGGAGATGCAGTTCGCCACCAACTTTCTTGGACATTTCGCGCTGACTCAGGGCCTCTTCCCTGCGATGGCCAGCGCAGGCGGGGCACGAATCGTGTCGGTGAGTTCGAGCGGAAACCTGATCGCGCCCGTGCTGTTCGATGATCTGCACTTCGACTTCATGCCCTATGATCCGTTCGTCGCATACGGGCAATCCAAGTCGGCGTGCGCGCTGCTGGCCGTAGAGGCCACACGTCGGTGGTCCGATCATGGCATCTTCGCGAATGCCCTCAATCCGGGGGCGATCGCGACCAATCTGCAGAAGCACACCGGTGGCCTGAGAACACCGATCGAGCGACAGAAGTCCGTGGCGCAAGGCGCCGCGACGTCTATCCTGTTAGCCGCCCATCCG
This region of Gemmatimonas groenlandica genomic DNA includes:
- a CDS encoding SDR family NAD(P)-dependent oxidoreductase, translating into MHTPIRTLFGFSSTADDVMHGVDLTGKRALVTGGASGIGIETVRVLARAGAEVVVAVRRVEVGEAVASEIRSSTGNPRVHVAPLDLSDLRSVHAFAAGWSGPLHILVNNAGVMAIPTLERTSQGWEMQFATNFLGHFALTQGLFPAMASAGGARIVSVSSSGNLIAPVLFDDLHFDFMPYDPFVAYGQSKSACALLAVEATRRWSDHGIFANALNPGAIATNLQKHTGGLRTPIERQKSVAQGAATSILLAAHPMLEGIGGRYFEDCNEAATVTRRPADYSGVAHYAMNAHNAQRLWEIAAQLVL